In a genomic window of Myotis daubentonii chromosome X, mMyoDau2.1, whole genome shotgun sequence:
- the LOC132224024 gene encoding putative P2Y purinoceptor 10, with protein sequence MGGNSTNSTGAKCTDLQMPFQDALYATTYILIFIPGLLANSAALWVLCRFISKKNKAIIFMINLSVADLAHVLSLPLRIYYYISHHWPFQRTLCLLCFYLKYLNMYASICFLTCISLQRCFFLLKPFRARDWKRRYDVGISAAIWVIVGTACLPLPILRDTGLANNTESCFADLGFQHISMASSIGMVTVAELGGFILPAMIITYCTWKTRKSLQEFQVPPQNTKERKKALWMVLMCAVVFIVCFAPYHLNFPLFMMMKQHIFSNCYFIKSILCFHIISLCLANLNCCLDPVVYYFMTSEFRDRFSEHGLVFQSCVRCNDSV encoded by the coding sequence ATGGGAGGTAACAGCACAAACAGTACAGGAGCAAAGTGCACTGATCTTCAAATGCCATTTCAAGACGCCCTCTATGCAACCACCTACATCCTCATATTCATCCCTGGTCTTCTGGCTAACAGTGCAGCCTTGTGGGTTCTGTGCCGCTTCAtcagcaagaaaaataaagccatcATTTTCATGATCAACCTCTCTGTGGCTGACCTTGCTCATGTGCTCTCCTTGCCCCTCCGGATTTACTACTACATCAGCCACCACTGGCCTTTCCAGAGGACCCTTTGCCTGCTGTGCTTCTACCTGAAATATCTCAACATGTACGCCAGCATTTGCTTCCTGACCTGCATCAGCCTTCAGAGGTGCTTCTTTCTCCTGAAGCCCTTCAGGGCCAGAGATTGGAAGCGTAGGTATGATGTGGGCATCAGTGCTGCCATCTGGGTCATCGTGGGCACTGCCTGTTTGCCACTTCCAATTCTGAGAGATACTGGCTTAGCCAACAATACTGAATCCTGCTTTGCTGATTTAGGGTTTCAACACATTAGCATGGCTTCTTCCATTGGCATGGTAACTGTAGCTGAACTTGGAGGATTTATATTACCTGCTATGATTATTACTTATTGTACATGGAAAACAAGAAAATCTTTACAGGAATTCCAAGTTCCTCCTCAGAAtaccaaagagagaaaaaaagctttGTGGATGGTCCTGATGTGTGCAGTGGTATTCATTGTGTGCTTCGCCCCTTACCACCTCAACTTCCCACTTTTTATGATGATGAAGCAACATATCTTTTCAAACTGCTACTTTATCAAGAGTATTCTATGTTTCCACATAATTTCCTTGTGTCTTGCAAATCTGAATTGCTGTCTTGATCCAGTTGTATATTATTTTATGACCTCAGAATTTCGTGATAGATTTTCAGAACATGGCCTGGTTTTTCAGTCATGTGTGAGATGCAATGACAGTGTTTAG